In Geotalea uraniireducens, one genomic interval encodes:
- the meaB gene encoding methylmalonyl Co-A mutase-associated GTPase MeaB yields the protein MSLADKILAGDLRAAARLMRDLDDGFRSAAEEMKLLFPRTGNAFILGITGPPGAGKSTLVDQLTAAFRAQNKRVGVVAIDPTSPFTGGAILGDRIRMNRHADDPGVFIRSLATRGHMGGLSRSTGDVVNVMDAMGMDIIIIETVGVGQDEVDIVRMAHTTVVVSVPGLGDDIQAIKAGVLEIGDLFVVNKADRDGAERTARELSTMLEMKQILPGGWLPPVLLTEASRNRGINELVQEIEAHRRYLEESGKGEKIREERTVRQFTDLLRDRLFAEVYEHLHVNGRFRVLIDEMIAHRTDPYSTVDKILRERAVRAGNPS from the coding sequence ATGTCTTTGGCCGACAAGATTCTTGCAGGCGACCTCAGGGCCGCCGCACGGCTAATGCGTGACCTGGATGACGGCTTTCGCAGCGCTGCCGAGGAGATGAAGCTCCTGTTCCCGCGGACGGGCAATGCCTTTATTCTCGGGATCACCGGCCCTCCCGGCGCAGGGAAATCAACCCTCGTCGACCAGCTGACCGCCGCTTTCCGCGCACAAAACAAACGGGTTGGCGTTGTTGCCATCGACCCGACCAGCCCTTTCACTGGCGGGGCGATTCTAGGCGACCGGATCAGAATGAATCGCCACGCCGACGATCCCGGGGTGTTTATTCGAAGCTTGGCTACCCGCGGCCATATGGGAGGCTTGTCCCGCTCGACCGGCGATGTGGTGAACGTCATGGATGCCATGGGGATGGACATTATCATTATCGAAACCGTTGGGGTAGGGCAGGACGAAGTCGATATTGTCAGGATGGCACATACAACGGTGGTAGTATCAGTGCCCGGTCTCGGCGACGATATCCAAGCTATCAAGGCCGGGGTACTGGAAATCGGCGATCTGTTCGTCGTTAACAAAGCCGACCGCGATGGAGCAGAACGCACCGCGCGCGAACTCTCCACAATGCTGGAAATGAAACAGATTCTGCCCGGCGGCTGGCTCCCCCCGGTACTTCTGACCGAGGCAAGCCGCAATCGGGGGATCAATGAACTCGTCCAGGAAATCGAGGCGCACCGGCGATACCTCGAAGAGTCCGGCAAAGGGGAGAAAATCCGCGAAGAAAGGACGGTCCGGCAATTCACCGACCTGTTGAGGGATCGTCTATTTGCCGAAGTTTACGAGCACTTGCATGTCAACGGGCGGTTCAGGGTGCTTATCGACGAGATGATTGCCCACCGAACCGACCCGTATTCTACGGTTGACAAGATTCTCCGGGAACGCGCAGTCCGCGCCGGTAATCCTTCTTGA
- a CDS encoding cobalamin B12-binding domain-containing protein, whose protein sequence is MSERTLRILVGKPGLDGHDRGAKIIARAFRDAGFEVVYTGLHQTPEQIVAAAIQEDVDAIGLSILSGAHNSLLPRVCELLRDRQADDIVVFGGGVIPEDDIPGLKSAGISEVFTPGTSTEAIVAWVRDKIAPRA, encoded by the coding sequence ATGTCAGAAAGAACGTTACGCATTCTCGTGGGGAAACCGGGGTTGGACGGTCATGATCGGGGAGCGAAGATTATCGCCCGGGCCTTCCGCGATGCAGGCTTCGAAGTCGTTTATACCGGTTTGCACCAGACTCCCGAGCAAATCGTCGCCGCGGCGATCCAGGAAGATGTCGATGCAATCGGCTTGTCGATCCTTTCCGGGGCGCACAACTCGTTGTTGCCCCGGGTCTGTGAACTGTTACGCGACAGACAGGCCGATGACATCGTTGTGTTCGGTGGAGGGGTCATTCCCGAGGACGATATCCCCGGTCTGAAATCGGCCGGGATCAGCGAAGTGTTCACGCCCGGCACTTCGACCGAAGCGATCGTTGCCTGGGTAAGGGACAAAATCGCGCCACGCGCCTGA
- the cobO gene encoding cob(I)yrinic acid a,c-diamide adenosyltransferase: MPLEQGLIQVYTGNGKGKTTAALGLAFRALGRGFKVCMIQFMKGGGPYGEHFAAQHFPDQFTIVQTGRPGWVNRENPDAEDIRLAHEALQKAKAILAEECYDLVILDEINGAISFGLLAVDDVLDVLRQKPPRVELVLTGRNADERIIELADLVTEMREVKHYYRAGVPARLGIEK, from the coding sequence ATGCCTCTTGAACAAGGCTTGATTCAGGTTTATACCGGCAACGGCAAAGGTAAAACGACCGCTGCCCTCGGTTTGGCGTTCCGTGCTCTTGGCCGCGGATTCAAAGTCTGTATGATTCAGTTCATGAAAGGTGGCGGCCCATACGGCGAGCACTTTGCGGCGCAGCATTTCCCGGACCAGTTCACTATTGTGCAAACCGGCCGGCCAGGATGGGTCAACCGCGAAAACCCCGACGCAGAGGATATCCGCCTGGCGCATGAGGCTTTGCAAAAGGCAAAGGCGATCTTGGCCGAAGAGTGCTACGACCTGGTAATCCTCGATGAGATCAACGGGGCCATTTCCTTTGGCCTGCTGGCCGTCGATGATGTTCTGGATGTGTTGCGTCAGAAACCGCCGCGGGTTGAACTGGTTCTGACCGGGAGGAATGCCGATGAGCGCATTATCGAGCTGGCTGATCTTGTTACCGAGATGCGAGAAGTGAAGCATTATTACCGGGCAGGCGTACCCGCCCGGCTTGGCATTGAAAAATAA
- a CDS encoding L,D-transpeptidase, with the protein MTRRIAVLLALIIFVAIVVRKPQSISLPAASPQDPAKEDLTRIDYPSQQTVAWRPHFIRPNETLESLFGKNWIYVARFNRIDRRHAYPGMTIKVPLDMTAARNYQPLPMEYLPAKRYEKFILINLSEQWIGAYVKGKLQFSIPAATGGDGHETPVGLYRIDARDQTHASSLYKTEDQTAQYPMDYAMRFHVGADNVAYWIHARDLPGRPGSHGCVGVYDEPMQNRVYGIPAQPVLFDAKKLYDWAVGNPEYGEDSGHAELIEDGPVVEVVGKNPTYCATPLKPLVATR; encoded by the coding sequence ATGACTCGCCGGATCGCAGTACTTCTCGCCCTGATTATCTTCGTTGCCATCGTTGTCCGGAAACCGCAGAGTATTTCTCTCCCCGCAGCATCGCCGCAGGACCCGGCAAAGGAAGATCTCACCCGGATCGACTACCCGAGCCAGCAAACCGTAGCCTGGCGGCCTCACTTCATCCGTCCGAACGAAACACTTGAATCGCTCTTCGGCAAGAACTGGATTTATGTCGCCCGATTCAACCGGATTGATCGCCGCCACGCCTATCCGGGGATGACAATCAAGGTTCCGCTCGATATGACGGCGGCCAGGAACTATCAACCACTGCCGATGGAATATCTACCGGCAAAGCGTTACGAAAAATTTATTCTCATCAACCTGTCCGAGCAGTGGATCGGTGCCTACGTAAAAGGGAAACTCCAGTTCTCCATCCCGGCAGCGACCGGAGGGGACGGCCATGAAACCCCAGTGGGCCTTTACCGCATTGATGCGCGCGACCAGACCCATGCGTCGTCGTTGTACAAAACCGAGGACCAGACGGCCCAATATCCAATGGACTATGCCATGCGATTCCATGTTGGTGCGGACAATGTCGCCTACTGGATTCATGCCCGGGATTTGCCCGGCCGGCCCGGCTCCCACGGCTGTGTCGGTGTCTATGATGAGCCGATGCAAAATCGAGTGTATGGCATTCCCGCCCAACCGGTGCTCTTCGATGCAAAAAAGCTGTACGACTGGGCCGTCGGGAACCCGGAATATGGCGAAGACAGTGGTCACGCCGAGCTGATTGAGGATGGCCCGGTTGTGGAGGTGGTCGGCAAAAACCCGACCTATTGTGCCACGCCGCTGAAACCGCTCGTTGCCACCCGCTAA
- a CDS encoding A-adding tRNA nucleotidyltransferase, giving the protein MDVITTHVNADFDCLGAMVAAKRLYPDALMVFSGSQEKSVRDFFLKSSGYALDFTRLKDLDLSCVTRLIIVDCQHSSRIGRFAEILNKAGLEVHIYDHHPSSLGDIPPQGGTIRECGSSTTILVKMLMAQGQSVTAVEATLMMLGIYEDTGNLTFPSTTTDDYHAAAWLLEQGANLNTVADFVTQELTSPQIALLNTLLQSLETFSVNDLDISLAHATVDYYIGDIAVLAHMMRDMENLGAIFVVVGMGDRVYVVARSRIPEVNVGKILREFGGGGHATAASATIRDRSAIEVLTDLRQLLHKMVNPKRSAADLMSSPVKTLPLATTIAEAREVLTRYNVNAMPVLDRDRMVGIISRRIVEKALYHGLGNLPVGEYMHTEYLRATPDTPISEIQDYIVTQHRRLVPVFDGDRLSGIVTRTDLLRYMYAGMQQQNDAVYDLAREKLPVRKKDVLHLMARHLPKRTVQVLRDLGGAGDSLELPVYAVGGFVRDLLLGNENSDIDVSVEGDGIFFAETFAARYGCRVKSHIKFGTAVIVFPDGFKIDVASTRLEYYETPGALPTVERSSLKMDLYRRDFTINTLAIRLNSADFALLIDYFGAYRDLQEKSIRVLHNLSFVEDPTRVFRAIRFEHRLNFAIARHTENLIKNAIKMGFLEKVGGRRLLNELMQIFKHSDPIGAIQRMAGFGLLRFIHPDLVLTTENLRVIEEAKKVITWFDLLYLGQRVENWVVYLLALTSSLSDDRFWKMCTRLAVSEHYREKLIELRIHGEQVLEVMERRVAQHEPVVPSEIYFWLAGLTPELLLYIMAKSGNDDVKKFVSLYVTKLQHVASSITGNDLKALGLPVGPRYRKILDRVLAARLNGEVLTREEELQLATREIDQV; this is encoded by the coding sequence ATGGACGTTATTACTACCCACGTAAATGCCGATTTCGACTGTCTCGGAGCGATGGTCGCCGCTAAACGATTGTATCCGGACGCATTAATGGTCTTTTCCGGTTCGCAGGAAAAGAGCGTTCGGGACTTTTTCCTCAAATCGTCCGGCTATGCACTTGACTTCACCCGGCTCAAGGATCTCGATCTCAGTTGCGTCACCCGCCTGATTATCGTCGATTGTCAACATTCCTCAAGAATTGGCCGTTTTGCCGAAATTCTCAACAAAGCGGGATTAGAAGTACATATCTACGATCACCATCCCAGTTCTCTCGGCGACATCCCGCCTCAAGGCGGAACGATCAGGGAATGCGGTTCATCGACGACCATTCTGGTCAAGATGCTCATGGCGCAAGGCCAATCTGTCACTGCAGTGGAAGCTACCCTGATGATGCTCGGGATTTATGAAGATACCGGCAATCTTACCTTCCCGTCGACGACTACCGATGATTACCACGCTGCCGCCTGGTTGCTGGAGCAGGGGGCAAACCTGAATACCGTTGCGGATTTTGTCACCCAGGAACTCACCTCTCCCCAGATCGCCTTGCTCAACACTCTTCTCCAGTCGCTGGAAACTTTTTCAGTCAACGATCTCGACATTTCCCTCGCCCATGCCACGGTTGATTACTATATCGGCGACATCGCCGTTCTTGCCCATATGATGCGGGACATGGAAAATCTGGGGGCAATTTTCGTGGTCGTCGGCATGGGGGACCGGGTTTACGTCGTCGCGCGCAGCCGGATTCCCGAAGTGAATGTCGGCAAGATCCTCCGCGAGTTTGGCGGTGGCGGCCACGCCACGGCGGCGTCGGCAACGATCAGAGACCGATCGGCGATCGAGGTTTTAACCGATCTTCGCCAGTTGCTCCATAAAATGGTCAATCCGAAGCGGTCGGCTGCTGACCTGATGTCTTCCCCCGTAAAAACGCTGCCATTAGCCACGACAATTGCCGAAGCTCGCGAGGTTCTCACCCGGTACAACGTGAACGCCATGCCGGTCCTGGATCGGGACCGAATGGTCGGGATAATTTCGCGCCGTATCGTCGAGAAAGCCCTTTACCACGGCTTGGGGAATCTGCCGGTGGGCGAGTATATGCACACCGAGTACCTGCGGGCGACTCCTGATACCCCGATCTCCGAGATCCAGGATTATATCGTCACCCAGCACCGCCGGCTCGTGCCGGTCTTTGATGGCGACCGGTTAAGCGGCATCGTCACCAGAACCGACCTGCTGCGCTACATGTACGCGGGTATGCAGCAGCAGAATGATGCCGTCTACGACCTCGCCCGCGAGAAACTCCCGGTGCGCAAGAAGGATGTGCTTCACCTGATGGCCCGACACCTGCCGAAGAGGACTGTGCAAGTGCTCCGCGATCTGGGCGGAGCGGGCGATTCGCTGGAGCTGCCGGTTTATGCCGTGGGCGGCTTCGTCCGGGACCTGCTGCTCGGCAACGAAAACAGCGACATCGACGTCTCCGTCGAAGGTGACGGGATTTTTTTCGCGGAAACATTTGCCGCTCGATACGGCTGCCGGGTCAAGAGCCATATCAAATTCGGCACGGCAGTGATCGTTTTTCCGGACGGCTTCAAAATTGATGTCGCCAGCACCCGTCTCGAATATTACGAAACGCCGGGAGCCTTGCCGACGGTTGAGCGTTCATCGCTCAAGATGGATCTCTATCGGCGCGATTTCACCATCAATACCCTGGCGATTCGGCTGAACAGCGCCGATTTCGCCCTACTTATCGACTACTTCGGGGCATATCGGGATCTCCAGGAAAAGTCAATCCGCGTATTGCACAATCTCTCGTTTGTCGAAGACCCCACCCGTGTCTTCCGGGCAATCAGATTTGAACACCGCTTGAACTTTGCCATCGCCCGGCACACAGAGAATCTGATAAAAAACGCCATCAAAATGGGCTTTCTCGAAAAAGTCGGCGGCAGACGTCTACTGAATGAACTGATGCAGATTTTCAAACATAGCGATCCGATCGGGGCAATTCAGCGAATGGCCGGTTTTGGCCTTCTCCGCTTCATACATCCCGATCTCGTTTTGACGACGGAAAACCTTCGGGTCATCGAAGAAGCAAAAAAAGTGATTACCTGGTTCGATCTACTCTACCTGGGCCAACGGGTTGAAAATTGGGTGGTGTATCTCCTGGCCCTCACATCGTCGCTCAGCGACGACCGCTTCTGGAAGATGTGTACTCGTCTTGCCGTCTCCGAACATTACCGGGAAAAGCTCATAGAACTGAGAATCCATGGCGAGCAGGTATTGGAAGTCATGGAACGTCGGGTCGCCCAGCACGAACCCGTAGTGCCTAGCGAGATTTATTTCTGGCTTGCCGGACTGACGCCCGAACTGCTTCTCTACATAATGGCCAAGTCAGGCAATGATGATGTGAAAAAGTTTGTTTCCCTTTACGTTACGAAGCTGCAACACGTTGCCAGTTCAATCACAGGCAATGATTTGAAAGCGCTTGGTCTTCCCGTCGGCCCTCGTTATCGCAAGATACTCGATCGTGTGCTGGCCGCCCGCTTGAACGGTGAGGTATTGACCCGGGAAGAAGAGCTTCAGCTCGCAACACGTGAAATCGACCAAGTGTAG